The proteins below are encoded in one region of Stenotrophomonas bentonitica:
- the mnmA gene encoding tRNA 2-thiouridine(34) synthase MnmA: protein MSTPRIMVGVSGGVDSSVAAWRLVQQGEPVAGLFMQNWADDGSGDCRAEDDRRDAVAVCGLLDIPFHFRDFSSEYWQGVFEHFLAEYAAGRTPNPDVLCNREVKFKHFLDAARELGAERIATGHYARVAKVGGHWALLRGADRSKDQSYFLHQLGQAQLAATLFPIGDLQKNDLRRIARDARLPTHAKKDSTGICFIGERDFREFLGRYLPARSGQIQDPDGTVIAEHPGVFYFTLGQREGLNIGGVRGRPAAPWYVVGKDVASNVLYVDQDRESPWLQSTRLHSETAHWIAGAPPAREFTCTAQTRYRQPDEPCTVRVRDDGSVDVRFARPQRAVTPGQSLVLYDDEVCLGGAVIAATDAPLEQRLRTAPSPFEVSAA from the coding sequence ATGAGCACCCCACGCATCATGGTCGGCGTCTCCGGTGGCGTGGACTCCTCGGTCGCGGCCTGGCGCCTGGTGCAGCAGGGCGAGCCGGTGGCCGGACTGTTCATGCAGAACTGGGCCGATGACGGCAGCGGCGACTGCCGCGCTGAAGACGACCGCCGCGACGCGGTCGCGGTGTGCGGCCTGCTCGACATTCCGTTCCATTTCCGCGACTTCTCCAGCGAGTACTGGCAGGGCGTGTTCGAGCACTTCCTGGCCGAGTACGCCGCCGGGCGCACCCCGAACCCGGACGTGCTGTGCAACCGCGAAGTGAAGTTCAAGCACTTTTTGGACGCGGCCCGCGAACTGGGTGCCGAACGCATCGCCACCGGCCACTACGCCCGCGTGGCCAAGGTCGGCGGGCACTGGGCGCTGCTGCGCGGCGCCGACCGCAGCAAGGACCAGAGCTATTTCCTGCACCAGCTGGGCCAGGCCCAGCTGGCGGCCACCCTGTTCCCGATCGGCGACCTGCAGAAGAACGACCTGCGCCGGATCGCCCGCGACGCGCGCCTGCCCACGCATGCCAAGAAGGACTCCACCGGCATCTGCTTCATCGGCGAGCGCGACTTCCGCGAGTTCCTGGGCCGCTACCTGCCGGCGCGCAGCGGGCAGATCCAGGACCCGGACGGCACCGTCATCGCCGAGCACCCCGGCGTGTTCTATTTCACACTGGGCCAGCGCGAGGGCCTGAACATCGGCGGCGTGCGCGGCCGTCCCGCGGCGCCGTGGTACGTGGTCGGCAAGGACGTCGCCAGCAACGTGCTGTACGTCGACCAGGACCGCGAGAGCCCGTGGCTGCAGTCGACCCGGCTGCACTCGGAAACCGCGCACTGGATCGCCGGCGCCCCGCCCGCGCGGGAATTCACCTGCACCGCGCAGACCCGTTACCGCCAGCCGGACGAACCCTGCACCGTGCGGGTGCGCGACGATGGCAGCGTGGACGTGCGTTTCGCCCGGCCGCAGCGCGCCGTCACCCCGGGCCAATCCCTGGTGCTGTATGACGACGAGGTCTGCCTGGGTGGCGCGGTGATCGCCGCCACCGACGCGCCACTGGAACAGCGCCTGCGCACCGCCCCTTCCCCCTTCGAGGTATCTGCTGCATGA
- the trxB gene encoding thioredoxin-disulfide reductase, translating to MSNSKPSRHQKLVILGSGPAGWTAAVYAARANLKPVVITGLQQGGQLMTTTEVDNWPGDAHGLMGPDLMARMQAHAERFETEVIFDHIHTADLQQRPFKLIGDSAEYTCDALIIATGATAKYLGIPSEEAFKGRGVSACATCDGFFYRDQDVVVVGGGNTAVEEALYLSNIARKVYLVHRRDTLKAEKIMQDKLFAKVAHGKIETVWHHQVEEVLGNEAGVTGVRVKSTLDGSTRDIDAHGFFVAIGHHPNTSLFDGQLTMNNGYLDIRSGLGGNATQTSVEGVFAAGDVADQHYRQAITSAGFGCMAALDAERYLDAKGELG from the coding sequence ATGAGCAATTCCAAGCCTTCCCGCCACCAGAAGCTGGTCATCCTCGGTTCCGGCCCGGCCGGCTGGACCGCCGCCGTCTACGCCGCGCGCGCCAACCTGAAGCCGGTGGTGATCACCGGCCTGCAGCAGGGCGGCCAGCTGATGACCACCACCGAGGTGGACAACTGGCCGGGCGACGCCCACGGCCTGATGGGTCCGGACCTGATGGCGCGCATGCAGGCCCACGCCGAGCGCTTCGAAACCGAAGTGATCTTCGACCACATCCACACCGCCGACCTGCAGCAGCGCCCGTTCAAGCTGATCGGCGACAGCGCCGAGTACACCTGCGACGCGCTGATCATCGCCACCGGCGCCACTGCCAAGTACCTGGGCATTCCGAGCGAAGAGGCCTTCAAGGGCCGCGGCGTGTCGGCCTGCGCCACCTGCGACGGTTTCTTCTACCGTGACCAGGACGTGGTCGTGGTCGGCGGCGGCAACACCGCCGTGGAAGAGGCCCTGTACCTGTCCAACATCGCCCGCAAGGTCTACCTGGTCCACCGCCGCGACACCCTGAAGGCGGAAAAGATCATGCAGGACAAGCTGTTCGCCAAGGTCGCCCACGGCAAGATCGAAACCGTGTGGCATCACCAGGTGGAAGAAGTGCTGGGCAACGAAGCCGGCGTCACCGGCGTGCGCGTGAAGTCCACCCTGGACGGCAGCACCCGCGACATCGACGCCCACGGCTTCTTCGTCGCCATCGGCCACCACCCCAACACCAGCCTGTTCGACGGCCAGCTGACCATGAACAACGGCTACCTGGACATCCGCTCGGGCCTTGGCGGCAACGCCACCCAGACCTCGGTGGAAGGCGTCTTCGCCGCCGGCGACGTCGCCGACCAGCACTACCGCCAGGCGATCACCTCGGCCGGCTTCGGCTGCATGGCCGCCCTGGACGCCGAGCGCTACCTGGACGCGAAGGGCGAGCTGGGCTGA
- a CDS encoding NUDIX hydrolase yields MNAAQDTRWTPHVTVATVVVRDGQLLLVEEAIDGRAVLNQPAGHLEPGESLAEAALRETLEETGWTVRLTAFIGTYQWTAPDGTPFLRSAYAAEPVAHDPTLPLDTGILRALWLDPAQLRADPARLRSPLVWEVIADFLAGQRHPLSIVKEIA; encoded by the coding sequence GTGAACGCAGCGCAGGACACCCGCTGGACGCCGCATGTGACCGTGGCCACCGTGGTGGTACGCGACGGGCAGCTGTTGCTGGTGGAAGAAGCCATCGACGGCCGCGCCGTGCTCAACCAGCCGGCCGGCCACCTGGAACCGGGCGAAAGCCTGGCCGAAGCCGCGCTGCGCGAAACACTGGAGGAAACCGGCTGGACGGTGCGCCTGACCGCCTTCATCGGCACCTACCAGTGGACCGCACCGGACGGCACCCCGTTCCTGCGCTCTGCCTACGCGGCCGAACCGGTCGCGCATGACCCGACGCTGCCGCTGGACACCGGCATCCTGCGCGCGCTGTGGCTGGACCCGGCCCAGCTCCGGGCCGACCCGGCGCGGCTGCGCAGTCCGCTGGTCTGGGAGGTCATTGCCGACTTCCTGGCCGGCCAGCGCCACCCCCTTTCCATCGTCAAGGAGATCGCATGA
- a CDS encoding methyl-accepting chemotaxis protein, with product MYSRLFTSLAAPLVLTLLLPFAIGFAWPAALTWAILTTMTLSWLGFAWWTIRAQTQRSPEHARLMREQDQLLTELRTFVGNEIDGSRAEIERARDLIRQAVGGLGGSFDAMNRKSRQQSQALARIVDRAGEDGGAGVDVARFAQHASQRMEQLVEALEQVSGQSSTTVQHIDQMAQHLDGIFSLLEDVKSIADQTNLLALNAAIEAARAGEAGRGFAVVADEVRNLSERSTTFNEQIRKLAHSSKDAIAKVRETVSNMASRDMDRSREARHEAAAMLDNVAQINASLGDGMREISECGRAIDSSVAEAVRALQFEDIATQALGGVHTHLDRLTSINREAVGLQELLHKNGGVFDAEVATALQRTGNRLRDMRSEWERPPHKPVSQQSMAAGAVELF from the coding sequence ATGTACTCACGCCTTTTCACTAGTCTGGCCGCTCCCCTGGTCCTGACCCTGCTGCTTCCCTTCGCCATCGGCTTCGCCTGGCCGGCCGCCCTGACCTGGGCGATCCTGACCACGATGACGCTCAGCTGGCTGGGCTTTGCCTGGTGGACCATCCGCGCCCAGACCCAGCGTTCGCCCGAACATGCCCGCCTGATGCGCGAGCAGGACCAGCTGCTCACCGAGCTGCGCACCTTCGTCGGCAACGAGATCGACGGCTCGCGCGCCGAGATCGAACGCGCCCGTGACCTTATCCGCCAAGCGGTGGGTGGCCTGGGCGGCAGCTTCGACGCGATGAACCGCAAGTCGCGCCAGCAGAGCCAGGCGCTGGCCCGCATCGTCGACCGCGCCGGTGAAGACGGCGGCGCCGGTGTCGACGTGGCCCGCTTTGCCCAGCACGCCAGCCAGCGCATGGAGCAGCTGGTGGAAGCGCTGGAACAGGTGAGCGGCCAGAGCAGCACCACCGTGCAGCACATCGATCAGATGGCGCAGCACCTGGACGGTATCTTCTCGTTGCTGGAAGACGTCAAGTCGATCGCCGACCAGACCAACCTGCTCGCCCTGAACGCGGCCATCGAAGCGGCCCGGGCCGGTGAAGCCGGTCGTGGCTTCGCGGTGGTGGCCGACGAAGTGCGCAACCTGTCCGAGCGCTCCACCACCTTCAACGAGCAGATCCGCAAGCTGGCGCACAGCTCCAAGGACGCCATCGCCAAGGTCCGCGAGACGGTCTCCAACATGGCCTCGCGCGACATGGACCGCTCCCGCGAAGCCCGCCACGAAGCGGCGGCGATGCTGGACAACGTGGCCCAGATCAACGCTTCGCTGGGCGACGGCATGCGCGAGATCTCCGAATGCGGCCGTGCCATCGACAGCAGCGTGGCTGAAGCGGTGCGCGCCCTGCAGTTCGAGGACATCGCCACCCAGGCCCTGGGCGGCGTACACACCCACCTGGACCGCCTGACCTCGATCAACCGCGAAGCGGTGGGCCTGCAGGAGCTCCTGCACAAGAACGGCGGCGTGTTCGACGCCGAAGTGGCCACCGCCCTGCAGCGCACCGGCAACCGCCTGCGCGACATGCGCAGCGAGTGGGAGCGCCCGCCGCACAAGCCGGTGAGCCAGCAGAGCATGGCCGCAGGCGCGGTGGAGCTGTTCTGA
- the aat gene encoding leucyl/phenylalanyl-tRNA--protein transferase — translation MTRHLPWRLEDRSDAPFPPAETALREPDGLLALGGDLAPVRLLNAYAGGIFPWFSEGQPLLWWSPDPRMVFRTDGVRLSSRFRRSLRGSGWTLRADTRFREVIQACAASPRPGQDGTWITGEMVEAYVALHELGYAHSIEVLDGDRLVGGIYGVAIGRMFFGESMFSAESGGSKVALAGLAHYLGSQGWPLIDAQVENDHLLSMGAEHWPRERFLGVVREQVQMPEAPESWSGRFGTQAAATLA, via the coding sequence ATGACCCGACACCTGCCGTGGAGGCTGGAAGACCGCTCCGACGCGCCATTCCCGCCAGCTGAAACCGCCCTGCGCGAGCCGGACGGACTGCTGGCGCTGGGCGGCGACCTGGCGCCGGTGCGGCTGCTGAACGCCTACGCGGGCGGGATCTTCCCGTGGTTCTCCGAGGGCCAGCCGCTGCTGTGGTGGTCGCCGGACCCGCGCATGGTGTTCCGCACCGACGGCGTGCGCCTGTCGTCACGGTTCCGGCGCAGCCTGCGTGGCAGCGGCTGGACCCTGCGCGCGGACACGCGGTTCCGCGAGGTCATCCAGGCCTGCGCGGCCAGCCCCAGGCCGGGACAGGATGGCACCTGGATCACGGGGGAGATGGTGGAGGCCTACGTGGCCCTGCATGAGCTCGGATACGCCCACTCCATCGAGGTGCTGGACGGCGACCGGCTGGTCGGCGGCATCTACGGGGTGGCGATCGGGCGGATGTTCTTCGGTGAGAGCATGTTCAGCGCGGAGAGCGGCGGCTCGAAGGTCGCCTTGGCAGGGCTGGCGCATTACCTGGGCTCGCAGGGTTGGCCGTTGATCGATGCACAGGTTGAGAACGACCATCTGCTGAGCATGGGAGCTGAGCATTGGCCCCGGGAGCGATTTCTAGGAGTGGTGCGGGAGCAGGTGCAGATGCCGGAAGCGCCGGAAAGTTGGAGCGGCCGGTTCGGAACACAGGCGGCGGCAACCCTGGCATAG
- the clpA gene encoding ATP-dependent Clp protease ATP-binding subunit ClpA: MFSKDLEHTIGQCYKRAREARHEFMTVEHLLLALLDNPSAQAVLKACGADAERLRQELEQAIEASVSRLAEDDGRDTQPTLGFQRVLQRAVYHVQSSGKKEVTGANVLVAIFGEKDSHAVYYLNQQDVTRLDIVNYLSHGIAKLGEEGEVPPSSDAEGRAEGGDGEGKGDALAEFASNLNDAARAGRIDPLVGRRDEIERTIQVLCRRRKNNPLYVGEAGVGKTAIAEGLAKRIVEGSVPDVLADAVIYSLDLGALVAGTKYRGDFEKRLKGVLTALKKMPNAVLFIDEIHTIIGAGSASGGTMDASNLIKPALASGELRCIGSTTFQEYRGIFEKDRALARRFQKIDIVEPTVGETYEILQGLKPKYEAHHGVTYADDALQAAVDLSVKHIGDRLLPDKAIDVIDEAGARQRLLPEGERKELIDIEEIETIVAKMARIPAKQVSATDKDVLQHLERNLKMVIFGQDPAIETLSSAIKLARSGLANPEKPIGNFLFAGPTGVGKTEVTKQLALQLGIELVRFDMSEYMEPHSISRLIGAPPGYVGFDQGGLLTEKIVKTPHCVLLLDEVEKAHPDIFNILLQVMDRGVLTDTNGREANFKNVVLVMTTNAGAAQASRRSIGFTRQDHATDAMEIIRKSFTPEFRNRLDAVVQFQPLGFEHILRVVDKFLIELEMLLQEKHVSLSATPTARDWLARHGFDPLMGARPMARVIQDKIKRPLADELLFGKLVNGGRVSIDVRDDELFVETQAEPERLLPATVE, from the coding sequence ATGTTCAGTAAAGACCTCGAACACACCATCGGTCAGTGCTACAAGCGCGCCCGTGAGGCCCGCCATGAGTTCATGACGGTGGAACACCTGCTGCTGGCACTGCTCGACAACCCGTCCGCCCAGGCCGTACTCAAGGCCTGCGGTGCCGACGCTGAGCGCCTGCGCCAGGAGCTGGAGCAGGCCATCGAGGCCTCCGTCTCCCGCCTGGCCGAAGATGACGGCCGCGACACCCAGCCGACCCTGGGCTTCCAGCGCGTGCTGCAGCGGGCGGTCTACCACGTGCAGTCCTCGGGCAAGAAGGAGGTCACCGGCGCCAACGTGCTGGTGGCGATCTTCGGCGAGAAGGACTCGCACGCGGTCTATTACCTCAACCAGCAGGACGTGACCCGGCTGGATATCGTCAACTACCTCTCCCATGGCATCGCCAAGCTGGGCGAGGAGGGCGAAGTGCCGCCGTCGTCCGACGCCGAAGGGCGTGCCGAAGGCGGTGACGGCGAAGGCAAGGGCGACGCCCTGGCCGAGTTCGCCAGCAACCTCAACGACGCCGCGCGCGCCGGCAGGATCGACCCGCTGGTCGGTCGCCGCGACGAGATCGAGCGCACCATCCAGGTCCTGTGCCGCCGCCGCAAGAACAACCCGCTGTACGTGGGCGAGGCCGGCGTGGGCAAGACCGCCATCGCCGAAGGCCTGGCCAAGCGGATCGTGGAAGGCTCGGTGCCCGACGTGCTGGCCGACGCGGTGATCTACTCGCTCGACCTGGGCGCGCTGGTGGCCGGCACCAAGTACCGCGGCGACTTCGAAAAGCGCCTCAAGGGCGTGCTCACCGCGCTGAAGAAGATGCCCAACGCGGTGCTGTTCATCGACGAAATCCACACCATCATCGGTGCCGGGTCGGCCTCGGGCGGCACCATGGATGCCTCCAACCTGATCAAACCGGCGCTGGCGTCGGGCGAACTGCGCTGCATCGGCTCGACCACGTTCCAGGAGTACCGCGGCATCTTCGAGAAGGATCGTGCGCTGGCCCGCCGCTTCCAGAAGATCGACATCGTCGAGCCGACCGTGGGCGAAACCTACGAGATCCTGCAGGGGCTCAAGCCCAAGTACGAAGCGCACCACGGCGTGACCTACGCCGATGACGCGCTGCAGGCCGCAGTGGACCTGTCGGTCAAGCACATTGGCGACCGCCTGCTGCCGGACAAGGCCATCGACGTGATCGACGAAGCCGGTGCCCGCCAGCGGCTGCTGCCGGAAGGCGAGCGCAAGGAGCTGATCGACATCGAGGAGATCGAGACCATCGTGGCCAAGATGGCGCGGATTCCGGCCAAGCAGGTCAGCGCCACCGACAAGGACGTGCTGCAGCACCTGGAGCGCAACCTGAAGATGGTGATCTTCGGCCAGGACCCGGCCATCGAAACGCTGTCCTCGGCGATCAAGCTGGCCCGCTCGGGCCTGGCCAACCCGGAAAAGCCGATCGGCAACTTCCTGTTCGCCGGCCCCACCGGCGTGGGCAAGACCGAGGTGACCAAGCAGCTCGCGCTGCAGCTGGGCATCGAACTGGTCCGCTTCGACATGAGCGAGTACATGGAGCCGCATTCGATCAGCCGCCTGATCGGTGCGCCCCCGGGCTATGTCGGCTTCGACCAGGGTGGCCTGCTCACCGAAAAGATCGTCAAGACCCCGCACTGCGTGCTGCTGCTGGACGAGGTGGAAAAGGCCCACCCGGACATCTTCAACATCCTGCTGCAGGTCATGGACCGTGGCGTGCTGACCGACACCAACGGGCGCGAGGCGAACTTCAAGAACGTGGTGCTGGTGATGACCACCAATGCCGGTGCGGCGCAGGCCTCGCGGCGGTCGATCGGCTTCACCCGCCAGGACCACGCCACCGACGCGATGGAGATCATCCGCAAGAGCTTCACGCCGGAGTTCCGCAACCGCCTCGACGCGGTGGTGCAGTTCCAGCCGCTGGGCTTCGAGCACATCCTGCGCGTGGTGGACAAGTTCCTGATCGAGCTGGAAATGCTGCTGCAGGAAAAGCACGTCAGCCTGTCGGCCACCCCGACCGCGCGAGACTGGCTGGCCCGCCACGGCTTCGACCCGCTGATGGGCGCCCGCCCGATGGCCCGCGTGATCCAGGACAAGATCAAGCGTCCGCTGGCCGACGAGCTGCTGTTCGGCAAGCTGGTCAATGGGGGCCGGGTCAGCATCGACGTCCGCGACGACGAGCTGTTCGTGGAAACCCAGGCCGAGCCGGAGCGGTTGCTGCCGGCAACGGTGGAGTGA
- a CDS encoding GNAT family N-acetyltransferase, with the protein MPDTRFLHRLADLPAADWDALHDGCNPFVSHAFLAGLEKHGCLRPEWGWRPRHFTLWEDGQLVGAVPGYLKDNSHGEFVFDHAWANAYARHGLDYFPKWLGAVPYSPVTGPRLLARDARTAKALVDALRSEVGRMGWSSAHVNFHRVDDDAAFGPEWLLREDIQFQWHNPGSWTDFSGFLAAMDHKHRKNIRQERAKLARTGVTYRIVHGDEASATDLLAMHQFYLQTFSDYGNAPALTLPFLQHLAATMPRRLVIFLALLDGQPVAGALCLRGADTLYGRYWGGATLPGLHFETCYYQGIEYCLREGLARFEPGAQGEHKLARGFLPTTVRSRHWIAEPAFAEALAGWCEQERADVRRYAQVLAGHSPFKDGEPT; encoded by the coding sequence ATGCCCGATACACGCTTTCTTCATCGCCTCGCCGACCTTCCCGCTGCCGATTGGGATGCCCTGCATGACGGGTGCAACCCGTTTGTCAGCCATGCCTTCCTGGCGGGGCTGGAAAAGCATGGCTGCCTGCGGCCGGAATGGGGCTGGCGACCGCGCCACTTCACCTTGTGGGAAGACGGTCAGCTGGTCGGCGCCGTGCCGGGGTACCTGAAGGACAACTCGCATGGCGAGTTCGTGTTCGACCACGCCTGGGCCAACGCCTATGCGCGGCACGGGCTGGATTACTTCCCGAAGTGGCTGGGTGCGGTGCCGTATTCGCCAGTGACCGGACCGCGCCTGCTGGCCCGGGATGCCCGGACCGCCAAGGCACTGGTCGACGCCCTGCGCAGCGAGGTCGGACGCATGGGCTGGTCGTCCGCGCACGTGAACTTCCATCGGGTCGATGACGACGCCGCCTTCGGACCGGAGTGGCTGCTGCGCGAGGACATCCAGTTCCAGTGGCACAACCCGGGCAGCTGGACCGACTTCAGCGGCTTCCTCGCCGCGATGGACCACAAGCACCGCAAGAACATCCGCCAGGAACGCGCCAAGCTGGCCCGCACCGGCGTCACCTACCGCATCGTCCATGGCGACGAAGCCAGCGCCACCGACCTGCTAGCCATGCACCAGTTCTACCTGCAGACCTTCAGCGATTATGGCAATGCGCCCGCGCTGACCCTGCCGTTCCTGCAGCACCTGGCGGCGACGATGCCGCGCCGGCTGGTGATCTTCCTGGCACTGCTCGACGGACAACCAGTGGCCGGCGCGCTGTGCCTGCGCGGTGCCGACACCCTGTACGGGCGCTACTGGGGCGGAGCCACCCTGCCCGGCCTGCACTTTGAAACCTGCTACTACCAGGGCATCGAGTACTGCCTCCGCGAAGGCCTGGCGCGGTTCGAGCCTGGCGCCCAGGGCGAGCACAAGCTGGCCCGCGGCTTCCTGCCGACGACGGTGCGCAGCCGCCACTGGATCGCCGAACCGGCGTTCGCCGAGGCCCTGGCCGGCTGGTGCGAACAGGAGCGCGCCGACGTGCGCCGCTATGCGCAGGTGCTGGCCGGGCACAGCCCGTTCAAGGACGGCGAACCGACATGA
- the infA gene encoding translation initiation factor IF-1, with translation MSKDDSIEFEGTVSETLPNTTFRVRLENGHEIIAHISGRMRKNYIRILTGDRVKVEMTPYDLTKGRITYRMK, from the coding sequence ATGTCGAAAGACGACTCCATCGAGTTCGAAGGCACCGTCAGCGAGACGCTGCCGAACACCACTTTCCGCGTTCGACTGGAAAACGGGCATGAAATCATCGCCCACATCTCCGGCCGCATGCGCAAGAACTACATCCGCATCCTGACCGGCGACCGCGTCAAGGTTGAAATGACGCCGTACGACCTGACCAAGGGTCGCATCACCTACCGCATGAAGTAA
- the clpS gene encoding ATP-dependent Clp protease adapter ClpS translates to MPREPSQDPHHDHGVALEPARPEVAPPPFYQVMLLNDDYTPMDFVVTVLQHFFSMDLEKATQVMLNVHTRGRGVCGVFTREVAESKVAQVNEFSRMNQHPLLCTMEKAG, encoded by the coding sequence ATGCCTCGCGAGCCCTCCCAAGACCCCCATCACGACCACGGCGTAGCGCTGGAACCGGCCCGGCCGGAGGTCGCGCCGCCGCCGTTCTACCAGGTGATGCTGTTGAACGACGACTACACCCCGATGGATTTCGTGGTGACCGTGCTGCAGCACTTCTTCTCCATGGACCTTGAAAAGGCCACCCAGGTGATGCTCAACGTGCACACCCGCGGCCGTGGGGTATGCGGGGTATTCACCCGCGAGGTCGCCGAATCGAAGGTGGCCCAGGTCAACGAGTTCTCGCGCATGAACCAGCACCCGTTGCTGTGCACGATGGAAAAGGCCGGGTAA
- the hflD gene encoding high frequency lysogenization protein HflD, giving the protein MSFSIDDRVLALAGIAQALQQVRRIAETGHSEASVVRTAIDSVFRIDADSPQAVYGSAANVAPGLRLLHNYFRSQGQDEILPRLALAVLQLERRFVREHAVVEQVSEGIAKARRQALELNDSAHPDVLGSLGGLYADTISHLKPRVMVQGNPHYLGQAGVVAEIRALLLAAVRSAVLWRQTGGQYWDFLISRKAMIEAVDRQLR; this is encoded by the coding sequence ATGAGTTTTTCGATCGACGACCGCGTCCTTGCCCTGGCTGGCATCGCCCAGGCGCTGCAGCAGGTGCGCCGCATCGCCGAAACCGGCCATTCCGAGGCCAGCGTGGTCCGCACCGCGATCGACAGCGTGTTCCGGATCGACGCCGACAGCCCGCAGGCCGTGTACGGCAGCGCGGCCAACGTGGCCCCGGGCCTGCGCCTGCTGCACAACTATTTCCGCAGCCAGGGCCAGGACGAGATCCTGCCGCGGCTGGCGCTGGCGGTGCTGCAGCTGGAGCGCCGCTTCGTGCGTGAGCACGCGGTGGTCGAGCAGGTCAGCGAGGGCATCGCCAAGGCCCGCCGCCAGGCGCTGGAGCTGAACGACAGCGCCCACCCGGACGTGCTGGGCAGCCTGGGCGGCCTGTATGCCGACACCATCAGTCACCTCAAGCCGCGCGTGATGGTGCAGGGCAACCCGCACTACCTGGGCCAGGCCGGGGTAGTCGCCGAGATCCGCGCGCTGCTGCTGGCGGCGGTGCGTTCGGCCGTGCTGTGGCGCCAGACCGGCGGCCAGTACTGGGATTTCCTGATCTCGCGCAAGGCGATGATCGAAGCGGTGGATCGCCAATTGCGGTAA
- a CDS encoding N-acetylmuramoyl-L-alanine amidase has translation MKLPTNGNEIATVRGLEVFYHGDKPADRPLAESVLCGMREVIRAQPGYETFPVRDAANEGRHGENRIGTMPSVLVEIAYHSNADDSAALQDPVFRSASMKGVEKGYRLFREGKTCAPLALTKINRVTVPSNGSAETSVHFNGSPQFPVTLSFTPAFCSQPWACQAGEQTISEASESPIQLRLSCQGTGYGMVNWSTVMRDADGVTSAPIEHWQTCSNDG, from the coding sequence ATGAAATTGCCTACGAATGGGAATGAAATTGCCACGGTGCGCGGGCTCGAGGTTTTCTACCACGGCGACAAGCCCGCAGACAGGCCGTTGGCCGAGAGTGTGTTGTGCGGGATGCGCGAGGTGATTCGAGCGCAGCCCGGCTACGAAACCTTCCCTGTCCGTGACGCTGCAAATGAAGGTCGGCATGGTGAGAATCGAATCGGCACCATGCCGTCGGTGTTGGTGGAGATCGCCTATCACTCCAATGCCGACGACTCTGCGGCGCTGCAGGACCCGGTGTTCCGGTCTGCATCGATGAAGGGAGTGGAAAAGGGGTATCGGTTGTTCCGGGAAGGCAAGACCTGCGCGCCTTTGGCGCTCACGAAGATCAACCGCGTCACCGTGCCCTCAAACGGCAGCGCGGAGACGAGCGTGCACTTCAATGGCAGCCCGCAGTTTCCGGTGACGTTGAGCTTTACGCCCGCGTTCTGCTCCCAGCCTTGGGCATGCCAGGCTGGAGAGCAGACGATCAGCGAGGCGTCGGAGTCGCCGATCCAGCTGCGCCTCAGTTGCCAGGGGACGGGCTACGGCATGGTCAACTGGAGCACGGTGATGCGCGACGCCGATGGGGTGACGTCGGCGCCCATCGAGCACTGGCAGACCTGCAGCAACGATGGTTGA